One genomic window of Arvicola amphibius chromosome 4, mArvAmp1.2, whole genome shotgun sequence includes the following:
- the C4H17orf99 gene encoding LOW QUALITY PROTEIN: protein IL-40 (The sequence of the model RefSeq protein was modified relative to this genomic sequence to represent the inferred CDS: inserted 1 base in 1 codon) — translation MRIKQVQKEKPLNLPAGTEGKNERAPHAVRIRSIGALGGQERVSIPSPDVTGGYITIAYKVLEVYPQSRRVLITCDSPEAPRPITYSLMASRGVLVATRVVRDDKPASFNINITLKSSPDLLTYSCQASSNLGTYGPSSQLQMYWELWTKPVSQLQADFALHNGNSGLSAELSCLASSGSPPIIYRLVGSDGRVHAQQRPLHGKPANFSIPLSQTFGWFRCEAANGVSVESSARVLLPPAVAQPTLLPTLXGELPLTPTCILAGSLVSIAAISYGMLRSTRYHRSLSTNYWPLGGGQFCLLKHLSLAPVGAPCSSSQDYAEVVTGRQSPQACLPALHKNSPLQQKRAWGEGTERGVCEDQTTKSSAPPKGALKSRALSCIRPKEINLCRGFLLCEWLLAALARRTIRELSGCACSRVHCSPAPPH, via the exons gtgcccttggaggccaggagagagtgTCCATCCCCAGTCCTgatgttacaggtggtt ACATCACCATTGCCTACAAAGTGCTGGAAGTTTACCCTCAAAGCCGCCGGGTGCTTATAACCTGCGACAGCCCTGAGGCACCGCGGCCCATCACTTACTCTCTCATGGCTAGCCGAGGGGTCCTTGTGGCAACAAGGGTTGTGCGCGACGACAAGCCAGCCTCCTTCAACATCAACATCACGCTCAAGTCCAGCCCAGACCTGCTCACCTACTCCTGCCAAGCATCCTCTAATCTGGGCACCTATGGGCCCAGCAGCCAGCTGCAGATGTACTGGGAGCTGTGGACCA AGCCAGTGTCCCAGCTGCAGGCTGACTTCGCCCTGCACAATGGGAACTCAGGCCTCTCGGCGGAGCTGTCCTGCCTGGCATCCTCAGGCAGTCCACCCATCATCTACCGCTTGGTCGGGAGTGACGGGCGTGTACACGCACAGCAGAGACCcctccatgggaagcctgccaACTTCTCCATCCCCCTGTCCCAGACGTTTGGTTGGTTCCGTTGCGAAGCTGCAAATGGTGTCAGTGTGGAGAGCAGTGCCCGCGTGCTGCTGCCCCCAG CAGTAGCCCAACCCACACTCCTTCCCACCC CAGGGGAGCTGCCCCTGACACCCACCTGCATTCTGGCCGGCAGCCTGGTCTCCATTGCAGCCATTAGTTACGGGATGCTGAGGTCAACCAG GTACCACAGATCTCTGAGCACCAACTACTGGCCTTTGGGTGGTGGTCAATTCTGTCTCCTTAAACATCTCAGCTTGGCCCCTGTTGGAGCTCCTTGTTCCTCTTCCCAAGACTATGCAGAG GTTGTGACCGGAAGACAGAGTCCCCAGGCTTGCCTTCCTGCCCTACACAAGAATTCACCACTGCAGCAAAAAAGAGcctggggagaggggacagaaaggggaGTGTGTGAAGATCAGACTACCAAAAGTAGTGCACCCCCAAAAGGGGCCCTGAAGTCTAGAGCATTATCGTGTATAAGGCCCAAAGAAATAAACTTGTGTAGGGGATTCCTGCTGTGCGAGTGGCTGTTGGCAGCTCTTGCTAGGCGAACAATACGAGAACTGAGTGGGTGTGCTTGCTCGCGGGTGCACTGCAgcccagctcctccccactgA